The following nucleotide sequence is from Flavobacteriales bacterium.
AAAAATGATTTACTGTTAGCTTTTCAGAAATTGAATTGATGTACTCCGGAGAGTATGAGGCTGATTTTTTCCAAATGTTTGGCATTCTATTTTGGGTTATTATCAGATTGAAATATCTACCATAGAAAGGTTTACAAACGATTCAATACGCGATTGTATTTCCCTTTCTGTCAAACCAATCAATCTTTCTGTTCCAAATTTTTCAACGCAAAAAGAAGCCATGGCAGAACCGTGGATAACCGCTCTTTTCATGTTTTCAAATGAAATATCGTCTGTCTTTGCCAAATAGCTTATAAAACCTCCTGCAAAAGAATCTCCAGCACCCGTTGGGTCAAATACTTCCTCTAATGGTAAAGCAGGAGCAGAAAAAACATTATCGCCATGAAACAACAATGCCCCGTGTTCTCCTTTTTTTATTACTAAATATTTCGGCCCCATATTTCGAATAATTTTACTAGCCTTTAACAAACTGTATTCCCCACATAGTTGTCTAGCTTCCTCATCATTAATGATCAAAACATCCACTTTTTCCAGTGTCTTTTTTAAATCTTCAAGGGCAATATCCATCCAAAAATTCATGGTATCCATTGCAATAAGTTTTGGCCTGTTTTTCAGACGCTCAATAACCG
It contains:
- a CDS encoding sugar kinase, encoding MSLLVIGSVAFDAIETPFGKTDKIIGGAATYITMVSSYRVKPVNLVAVVGEDFPQEHVDLLGNMGVNTEGLQRKMGEKSFFWSGRYHNDMNSRDTLVTELNVLGDFDPIIPDNYQDCRYLMLGNLSPQVQLTVIERLKNRPKLIAMDTMNFWMDIALEDLKKTLEKVDVLIINDEEARQLCGEYSLLKASKIIRNMGPKYLVIKKGEHGALLFHGDNVFSAPALPLEEVFDPTGAGDSFAGGFISYLAKTDDISFENMKRAVIHGSAMASFCVEKFGTERLIGLTEREIQSRIESFVNLSMVDISI